The Acetivibrio saccincola genome window below encodes:
- a CDS encoding transglutaminase-like domain-containing protein produces MEELDENEKTLKKLNNKKATKKNEEFRAQVTSKISEFKKSLEELKQISEGIDDFDEPETARIEAILKEVESSFFGEQPENPIGNELPHRNVSNEPKVVSTGGEAAAFYISGIEEGNYEELPIEPQSEDLAETDETRLNLEIKELAESLDSVVDMYEYVRNNIDFEPYYGSRKGASGALAQKSGNDYDQASLLIAMLRYKNIPARYVRGLAEIDIDKAMEWAQAETPEAAAKILAAAGIPVTTIVSGGKIIAVCMEHVWVEAYVPYGRYRGTQNEGEKIWVPLDPSFKEYERVEGITTIEDVIEVDRDSISDAVEIVDEETEKVSSVDIELYEDLIDDAVERLQEYIVNNNLEDRTYLEVFGGSRIATREIELLPLSLPYKTRGGKQRFSKVSEEYSDMVSFRVYGQDAFGLNFTGPRDFNVKYKAVDLFNKKVTLSYEPATQGDANIIKEYGDIFSAPPYLVEMVPVLKIDGETVAKGKPIGLGYRQQFEIGMKSAGQSEELVKNDVIAGSFYNVGFNYQKISAYELDSISSKLGGIEYTEDKIYSDEQLGEILNFIAKAYFAELGFMDELLAENMNVSSVRQLSQCITGVRANVNYLFMAPVELTGGGLYIDVDRNVYSVVSRNGNKDASRNYMIISGIMGSALEHSIWEQATGVEAVSTIKVMEIAQEQDIPIYTLSKVDFAEKRDKLNLSDSVMEEISNAINSGKIVIAASEEIQLGDWNGAGYIVMDPHTGAAGYMISGGIAGGASSVMVNTALLLDLGLVIWDLVEIAQMFIIAISLAPVNFVIALAIGCVAVVLLSFILMSLIEILDLYIDYVEGDGEAGDKLINNAIFNAGITLGVVGLGKFVKFLAQKVVVSKLIGALGEETAEKLLKEMTPFELSKSYRKLNKAGVSNDIIREYAEKWGKNGLEWLNTNSVLNFTGSELRKLARLGDNLYNYTDEFLTAFKYSGCQDEIIEGIFKYGDDIADVLTKHGDDAVRAISRYGDDAVELIAKHGDEAVRAISKYGEEGLTAIYYYGDQLVDLVRIHGDDVVEHAIKYGDDAVELIAKHGDEAVRAISKYGEEGLTAIYYYGDQLVDLARIHGDDVVEHAIKYGDDAVEVITKYGDDALEAISKNIDPDLIKQLDDLGIKPSDYDNFRITGRESAEKVAKAVENAKYTRAILQEMPGFMDDMASVLDNVGMSIDRFNELMALPADLLSDADRAAMKAIRDAIPMPTEETIMQKVIPQGDIANYISGEYKGVGGYITKAQDVKQLKNYDDIYNSLRLDYVDSDFNPATDECVGVIKFKTPDISKIDIPYSPDMGGNVVNKPPFTGNGFTAATNGQAIPEFRIDGFIDVDDGAELYMVTKDGVEILVAIYSEDLGRFVDILK; encoded by the coding sequence TTGGAGGAATTAGACGAAAACGAAAAAACATTAAAAAAACTTAATAACAAAAAAGCAACAAAGAAGAATGAAGAGTTTAGAGCTCAGGTAACATCAAAAATCTCAGAATTTAAAAAGTCATTGGAAGAATTAAAACAAATATCAGAGGGTATTGATGATTTTGATGAACCAGAGACAGCAAGAATAGAGGCAATTCTAAAAGAGGTGGAAAGTTCTTTCTTTGGTGAGCAGCCGGAAAACCCCATTGGAAATGAGTTGCCACACAGAAATGTGTCTAATGAGCCTAAAGTTGTGTCAACGGGAGGAGAAGCAGCAGCTTTTTATATAAGCGGGATTGAAGAAGGGAACTATGAAGAACTCCCCATAGAGCCTCAATCTGAAGATTTGGCGGAAACTGACGAAACAAGACTGAACCTGGAAATAAAAGAGTTGGCAGAATCCCTTGATTCCGTTGTTGATATGTATGAATATGTAAGGAACAATATTGATTTTGAACCTTATTATGGCTCAAGAAAAGGTGCTTCTGGGGCTTTGGCACAAAAATCAGGTAATGATTACGATCAGGCATCCCTTTTAATAGCAATGTTAAGATATAAAAATATACCGGCAAGATATGTAAGAGGACTTGCTGAAATTGACATAGATAAAGCAATGGAATGGGCACAGGCTGAGACACCTGAGGCGGCAGCTAAAATTCTTGCGGCTGCGGGTATTCCCGTTACCACCATAGTGTCAGGTGGTAAAATAATCGCTGTTTGCATGGAACATGTATGGGTTGAAGCATATGTGCCTTACGGAAGGTACAGGGGAACGCAAAATGAAGGAGAAAAAATATGGGTACCTCTGGATCCTTCATTTAAGGAATATGAGAGAGTTGAAGGAATTACAACTATAGAAGATGTTATAGAAGTTGACAGGGATTCAATCAGTGATGCAGTGGAGATAGTTGATGAAGAGACCGAAAAAGTTTCTAGCGTTGATATAGAATTATATGAAGATTTAATAGATGATGCGGTGGAAAGGCTTCAGGAATACATTGTAAATAACAATTTAGAGGATAGGACGTATTTAGAGGTTTTTGGAGGAAGCAGGATAGCAACCCGAGAAATAGAGTTACTTCCCTTATCGTTGCCTTATAAAACCAGAGGTGGTAAACAAAGGTTTAGCAAAGTTTCTGAGGAATACTCGGATATGGTTAGCTTCAGGGTATACGGACAAGACGCCTTTGGTTTGAATTTTACAGGTCCTAGAGATTTTAACGTGAAGTATAAGGCAGTGGATCTTTTCAACAAGAAGGTGACGCTTTCCTACGAGCCTGCAACACAGGGAGATGCAAATATTATAAAGGAATACGGCGATATATTCAGCGCACCTCCATATCTTGTGGAGATGGTGCCGGTATTGAAGATTGACGGCGAAACGGTGGCAAAAGGTAAGCCGATAGGTTTAGGCTACAGGCAACAGTTTGAGATAGGTATGAAGTCAGCGGGACAGTCTGAGGAATTAGTAAAGAATGATGTAATTGCAGGGTCTTTCTATAATGTAGGATTTAACTATCAAAAGATTTCTGCTTATGAGTTGGACAGTATATCAAGTAAACTTGGGGGCATAGAGTATACTGAAGATAAAATATATTCTGATGAGCAATTGGGAGAAATACTTAACTTTATAGCCAAGGCATATTTTGCAGAACTTGGTTTTATGGATGAATTGCTTGCAGAGAATATGAATGTATCTTCGGTAAGGCAGCTAAGTCAGTGTATAACAGGAGTAAGGGCGAATGTAAATTATCTATTTATGGCACCTGTTGAGCTGACAGGCGGCGGACTTTATATAGACGTCGACAGAAATGTATACTCGGTGGTAAGTAGAAATGGAAACAAGGATGCTTCCAGAAATTACATGATCATTTCCGGAATAATGGGTTCTGCACTGGAGCACAGCATATGGGAACAGGCAACGGGAGTTGAAGCAGTATCCACAATTAAGGTAATGGAGATAGCGCAGGAACAGGATATTCCTATTTATACTTTGTCCAAGGTGGATTTTGCAGAGAAAAGGGATAAATTAAATTTAAGCGACAGTGTAATGGAAGAAATAAGCAATGCAATAAACAGCGGGAAAATTGTAATTGCAGCATCAGAGGAAATTCAGTTAGGAGACTGGAACGGTGCAGGCTATATTGTAATGGATCCTCACACCGGTGCAGCGGGCTACATGATTAGCGGTGGTATTGCAGGAGGAGCATCGTCTGTTATGGTAAACACTGCTCTTCTACTTGATTTAGGCCTTGTAATATGGGATTTAGTAGAAATTGCGCAAATGTTCATAATAGCGATATCTTTAGCACCGGTAAATTTTGTAATAGCGTTAGCTATAGGGTGTGTCGCAGTTGTTTTGCTTTCATTTATTCTTATGAGTTTAATAGAGATTTTAGACCTGTACATAGACTACGTTGAAGGTGATGGAGAAGCAGGAGATAAACTCATTAACAATGCGATATTTAATGCCGGAATAACTTTAGGCGTTGTTGGATTAGGAAAATTTGTCAAATTTTTAGCTCAAAAGGTAGTTGTATCAAAACTTATAGGGGCATTGGGTGAAGAGACTGCCGAAAAATTGCTAAAAGAAATGACTCCTTTTGAACTTAGCAAATCATATAGGAAATTAAACAAAGCCGGAGTATCAAACGATATCATACGGGAATATGCAGAAAAATGGGGCAAAAACGGTCTTGAATGGCTAAATACAAACAGCGTACTAAACTTTACTGGTAGTGAGTTAAGAAAACTTGCAAGACTTGGGGATAATTTGTATAATTATACTGATGAGTTTTTAACTGCATTTAAGTATTCCGGGTGTCAGGATGAAATAATAGAAGGAATATTTAAGTATGGTGATGATATAGCTGATGTGCTAACGAAACACGGTGATGATGCAGTAAGGGCTATATCAAGATATGGTGATGATGCAGTAGAGTTAATAGCAAAGCATGGAGATGAAGCGGTCAGGGCAATAAGTAAGTACGGTGAAGAAGGCCTTACAGCGATATACTACTATGGCGACCAGTTGGTAGATTTAGTGAGAATACACGGCGATGATGTAGTGGAGCATGCAATAAAATACGGTGATGATGCAGTAGAGTTAATAGCAAAGCATGGAGATGAAGCGGTCAGGGCAATAAGTAAGTATGGTGAAGAAGGTCTAACAGCGATATACTACTATGGCGACCAGTTGGTAGATTTAGCAAGAATACACGGCGATGACGTAGTAGAGCATGCTATAAAATACGGCGATGATGCAGTAGAGGTTATAACAAAGTACGGGGATGATGCATTAGAGGCGATTTCTAAGAATATAGATCCGGATTTAATTAAGCAGCTTGATGACTTAGGCATAAAACCGTCTGATTATGATAATTTTAGAATTACCGGACGTGAATCGGCAGAGAAAGTAGCTAAAGCTGTTGAAAATGCAAAATATACAAGAGCCATATTGCAAGAGATGCCCGGTTTTATGGATGATATGGCATCAGTCCTTGATAATGTTGGAATGAGTATAGACAGGTTTAATGAATTAATGGCATTACCGGCGGATTTACTTTCAGATGCTGATAGAGCGGCAATGAAAGCAATACGTGATGCAATACCTATGCCTACGGAAGAAACGATTATGCAGAAAGTTATACCACAGGGAGATATTGCTAATTACATTAGTGGAGAGTATAAGGGAGTTGGAGGTTATATTACTAAAGCACAGGATGTAAAGCAGCTTAAAAATTATGATGACATTTATAATTCTTTAAGGCTGGATTATGTGGATTCCGATTTTAATCCGGCTACTGATGAATGTGTTGGAGTAATAAAGTTTAAAACACCGGATATATCGAAAATAGATATCCCATATAGTCCTGATATGGGAGGAAATGTAGTTAATAAACCACCGTTTACCGGCAATGGTTTTACAGCTGCTACTAATGGTCAAGCGATTCCTGAATTTAGAATTGATGGTTTTATTGATGTTGATGATGGGGCGGAACTGTACATGGTAACAAAGGATGGCGTTGAAATTTTAGTAGCGATTTATAGTGAAGATTTAGGTAGATTTGTTGATATATTGAAGTAA
- a CDS encoding glycohydrolase toxin TNT-related protein (This protein contains a domain related to Tuberculosis Necrotizing Toxin, which is the C-terminal effector domain of outer membrane channel protein CpnT, and which has a lethal NAD+-glycohydrolase activity.), translating to MLLEIFITKYRHDALEAISKNIDPDLIKKLDDLGIKPSDYDNFRITGCESAEKVAKAVEMGNSLKEITHLDDALDAIRSVSFSGLDDIRIKSMLKNIDDSAMSVYDKVTAKATLFEKALDDGVVLPDMQVIKSPSFVDEFGSAKWPKGDGFVIDEITGLPIKEEISPNNGLVFDRYGTADGRFVSPVEDGVSFSYDKRSLPYIENPYAYHKYEIIRDFSELPDAIQNCTDPALKEDIINYMKTYNIGFDDIKTFEGKIAPAFDSNFPLDEAATQWQLPLPLRFFEDLGFIDEIF from the coding sequence TTGTTATTAGAAATATTTATAACAAAGTATAGGCATGATGCATTAGAGGCGATTTCTAAGAATATAGATCCGGATTTAATTAAGAAACTTGATGACTTAGGCATAAAACCATCTGATTATGATAATTTTAGAATTACCGGATGTGAATCGGCAGAGAAAGTAGCTAAAGCTGTTGAAATGGGCAATTCTCTTAAAGAGATAACCCATCTGGATGATGCACTTGATGCAATTAGAAGTGTATCATTTAGCGGACTGGATGATATAAGAATTAAGTCAATGTTAAAGAATATAGATGACAGTGCAATGTCAGTTTATGATAAAGTAACCGCTAAGGCGACTTTGTTTGAGAAGGCATTAGACGATGGAGTAGTATTGCCGGATATGCAGGTTATAAAGAGCCCATCCTTTGTTGATGAATTTGGCAGTGCTAAATGGCCAAAAGGTGATGGATTTGTAATTGATGAGATTACGGGATTGCCAATTAAGGAAGAAATAAGTCCCAATAATGGGCTTGTATTTGACAGGTATGGAACCGCAGACGGCAGATTTGTTTCTCCTGTTGAAGATGGTGTAAGTTTTAGTTATGATAAGAGGTCTCTGCCTTATATAGAAAATCCATATGCTTATCATAAGTACGAGATTATCAGGGATTTTAGTGAGTTGCCTGATGCAATTCAGAATTGCACTGATCCGGCTTTGAAAGAAGATATAATTAATTATATGAAAACGTATAATATAGGATTTGATGACATAAAGACATTTGAAGGAAAAATTGCTCCGGCATTTGATTCCAACTTTCCTCTTGATGAAGCAGCCACTCAATGGCAGCTTCCTTTGCCACTTAGATTTTTTGAAGATTTAGGATTTATTGATGAAATATTTTAA
- a CDS encoding Imm74 family immunity protein produces MILGGTSSYIRVEYNGRIVRIGGELLSDGFLAYKNSIKKWEEPYENEIIDRETRDLIIKHVIEEAEKANFKIEFE; encoded by the coding sequence ATGATATTAGGTGGAACTAGTTCATATATAAGAGTAGAATATAATGGGAGAATAGTGAGAATTGGAGGTGAGTTACTTTCAGATGGATTTTTAGCTTATAAAAATTCGATTAAGAAATGGGAAGAACCATATGAAAATGAGATTATTGATAGAGAAACGCGTGATTTAATTATTAAACATGTAATTGAAGAGGCTGAAAAAGCAAATTTTAAAATAGAATTTGAATAA
- the tnpB gene encoding IS66 family insertion sequence element accessory protein TnpB (TnpB, as the term is used for proteins encoded by IS66 family insertion elements, is considered an accessory protein, since TnpC, encoded by a neighboring gene, is a DDE family transposase.), giving the protein MVIIKMELKLDPYEKALFVFCNRQMNKLKVLHFDNGFWLYYYRLEENKFKWPMTKDEALKVDVDELKWLLKGYEVRTTSKFKSVKGRKYF; this is encoded by the coding sequence ATGGTTATAATAAAGATGGAGCTTAAGCTAGATCCTTATGAAAAGGCACTATTTGTTTTTTGTAACAGACAGATGAACAAACTAAAAGTATTACACTTTGATAATGGATTTTGGTTGTATTACTACCGATTAGAAGAAAATAAATTTAAATGGCCAATGACAAAAGATGAGGCTCTTAAAGTAGACGTAGACGAGTTAAAGTGGTTATTAAAAGGATATGAAGTAAGAACAACTTCAAAATTTAAATCCGTCAAAGGTAGAAAATATTTTTAA
- the tnpA gene encoding IS66 family insertion sequence element accessory protein TnpA, translating into MNQIETNEYWKDILEKFSKYEGTISGFCREYDVNIHRLYYQRKKLRKKNESIFHAINLNGRKNKIENSPDVKNNLNPSNEIRIKIGKAKIYISNSDELSLSNALKEIVRSC; encoded by the coding sequence TTGAATCAAATAGAGACAAATGAATATTGGAAGGATATTTTAGAAAAATTCTCAAAATATGAAGGAACAATATCTGGTTTTTGTAGAGAGTATGATGTAAATATCCATAGGTTATATTATCAAAGAAAAAAACTAAGGAAGAAAAACGAATCAATATTTCATGCTATTAATTTAAATGGTAGGAAAAATAAAATAGAGAACTCACCTGATGTAAAAAATAATCTTAACCCATCTAATGAAATAAGAATAAAAATTGGAAAGGCTAAAATATATATATCTAATTCAGATGAGTTATCTTTATCAAATGCACTAAAGGAGATAGTAAGAAGTTGTTAA
- a CDS encoding WXG100 family type VII secretion target: MARISFSPEQARGVARSIKNKGDAAKDIINQLDREIKSVEGWWEGDSARAFVDEFNSLKPSLDKLVECVHNISMQLDKIAEIKEQSERDIASQLRK, encoded by the coding sequence ATGGCAAGGATAAGTTTTAGTCCTGAACAAGCGAGAGGTGTGGCAAGATCAATAAAAAACAAAGGAGATGCAGCAAAAGATATTATCAATCAGCTTGACAGGGAAATTAAATCAGTTGAAGGCTGGTGGGAAGGTGATTCTGCAAGAGCTTTTGTAGATGAGTTTAACAGTTTGAAGCCAAGTCTTGATAAGCTAGTGGAGTGTGTACATAACATTAGCATGCAATTAGATAAAATTGCAGAAATTAAAGAACAGAGTGAACGTGACATAGCTTCTCAACTTAGAAAGTAA